A window of Ictidomys tridecemlineatus isolate mIctTri1 chromosome 1, mIctTri1.hap1, whole genome shotgun sequence contains these coding sequences:
- the Slc6a18 gene encoding inactive sodium-dependent neutral amino acid transporter B(0)AT3 isoform X3 codes for MAQAPSPGPLVDSCEDERPRWDSKFQYLLSCIGFAVGLGNIWRFPYLCQTHGGGAFLIPYFIALVFEGIPLFHIELAIGQRLRRGSIGVWTAICPYLGGVGLGCFTVNLLVSLYYNTVLVWVLWYFLNSFQYPLPWSSCPLDLNRTGLVGECQGSSPVSYFWYRQTLNITADIEDSGTLQWRLVMCSAACWAVLYLCVIRGIETTGKAIYFTALFPYLVLTIFLIRGLTLPGAVEGLMYLFTPDMQILQNPRVWLDAATQIFFSLSLAFGGHIALASYNPPSNILSLINEFDFPEQSIPRDDYPAVLMRLNTTQPDRVAQLPLKACCLKDFLDKSASGPGLAFIVFTEAILHMPGAPGWAVLFFGMLFTLGLSSMFGNMEGIITPLLDVGVLPKGVPKEALTGLACLASFLLATCFTLQSGSYWLEIFDNFAASLNLIIFAFLEVVGVIYVYGMRRFCDDIEWMTGRRPSLYWKLSWWAVSPMLLLGILLAYIVLLAQRPPSYKAWSPQHEQFPSREEKLYPGWVRVICMLLSFLPLLWVPAVALAQLLAQHRRRLKDTQPDTSMKPEEGRGC; via the exons ATGGCCCAGGCCCCAAGCCCAGGTCCGCTGGTAGACAGCTGTGAGGACGAGAGGCCCCGCTGGGACAGCAAGTTCCAGTACCTCTTGAGCTGCATTGGGTTTGCCGTGGGGCTGGGTAACATATGGAGGTTTCCGTACCTGTGCCAGACCCACGGGGGAG GGGCCTTCCTCATCCCCTACTTCATTGCCCTGGTGTTCGAGGGCATCCCCCTCTTCCACATCGAGCTTGCCATCGGCCAGCGCCTGCGGAGGGGCAGCATCGGGGTGTGGACGGCCATCTGCCCCTACCTCGGCGGAGTAG GGCTGGGCTGCTTCACGGTGAACCTGCTGGTCAGCCTGTACTACAACACGGTCCTGGTGTGGGTTCTCTGGTACTTCCTCAACTCCTTCCAGTACCCGCTGCCCTGGAGCAGCTGCCCGCTAGACCTCAACAGAACAG GGTTGGTGGGGGAGTGCCAGGGCAGCAGCCCCGTGAGCTACTTCTGGTACCGGCAGACGCTCAACATCACGGCCGACATCGAGGACAGCGGCACGCTGCAGTGGCGCCTGGTCATGTGCTCGGCCGCCTGCTGGGCAGTCTTGTATCTGTGTGTCATCAGGGGCATCGAGACCACAGGGAAG GCCATCTACTTCACAGCCTTGTTCCCTTACCTGGTCCTGACCATCTTCCTCATCCGGGGCTTGACCCTCCCTGGGGCCGTAGAAGGCTTGATGTACCTGTTCACACCCGAC ATGCAGATTCTCCAGAACCCTCGGGTGTGGCTGGATGCGGCCACCCAGATCTTCTTCTCTTTGTCCTTGGCCTTCGGAGGACACATTGCCTTGGCCAGTTACAACCCGCCCAG caacatcctcagcctcaTCAACGAGTTCGACTTCCCAGAGCAAAGCATCCCCAGGGACGACTACCCGGCTGTCCTCATGCGCCTGAACACCACACAGCCAGACAGGGTGGCCCAGCTCCCCCTGAAGGCCTGCTGCCTGAAGGACTTCCTGGACAAG AGTGCCTCGGGCCCGGGCCTGGCCTTCATCGTCTTCACGGAGGCCATCCTGCACATGCCGGGGGCCCCGGGCTGGGCCGTGCTCTTCTTTGGCATGCTCTTCACCCTGGGCCTGTCCTCCATGTTCGGGAACATGGAGGGGATCATCACGCCACTGCTGGACGTGGGGGTCTTGCCCAAAGGGGTCCCCAAGGAGGCCCTGACTG GACTGGCCTGCTTGGCCAGCTTCCTGTTGGCTACCTGCTTCACGCTGCAGTCTGGCAGCTACTGGCTGGAGATCTTCGACAACTTCGCGGCCTCCCTGAACCTGATCATCTTTGCCTTTCTTGAGGTCGTTGGGGTCATCTATGTTTATGGAATGAGGCG GTTCTGTGATGACATTGAGTGGATGACTGGGCGGCGACCCAGCCTCTACTGGAAGCTGTCGTGGTGGGCAGTGAGCCCCATGCTGCTGCTGGGCATCCTACTGGCCTACATCGTCCTCCTGGCCCAGAGACCACCCAGCTACAAGGCGTGGAGCCCCCAACAT GAGCAGTTCCCCTCTCGGGAGGAGAAGCTCTACCCAGGCTGGGTGCGCGTCATCTGCATGCTCCTGTCTTTCCTGCCCCTGCTGTGGGTCCCAGCTGTCGCGCTGGCCCAGCTGCTGGCCCAGCACAGGCGGAGGCTGAAGGACACACAACCAGACACCAGCATGAAGCCAGAGGAGGGCAGGGGCTGCTGA
- the Slc6a18 gene encoding inactive sodium-dependent neutral amino acid transporter B(0)AT3 isoform X2 has product MAQAPSPGPLVDSCEDERPRWDSKFQYLLSCIGFAVGLGNIWRFPYLCQTHGGGAFLIPYFIALVFEGIPLFHIELAIGQRLRRGSIGVWTAICPYLGGVGLGCFTVNLLVSLYYNTVLVWVLWYFLNSFQYPLPWSSCPLDLNRTGLVGECQGSSPVSYFWYRQTLNITADIEDSGTLQWRLVMCSAACWAVLYLCVIRGIETTGKAIYFTALFPYLVLTIFLIRGLTLPGAVEGLMYLFTPDMQILQNPRVWLDAATQIFFSLSLAFGGHIALASYNPPRNNCKKDAVTIALVNSLTSLYASITIFSVMGFKATNDYRQCLDSNILSLINEFDFPEQSIPRDDYPAVLMRLNTTQPDRVAQLPLKACCLKDFLDKSASGPGLAFIVFTEAILHMPGAPGWAVLFFGMLFTLGLSSMFGNMEGIITPLLDVGVLPKGVPKEALTGLACLASFLLATCFTLQSGSYWLEIFDNFAASLNLIIFAFLEVVGVIYVYGMRRFCDDIEWMTGRRPSLYWKLSWWAVSPMLLLGILLAYIVLLAQRPPSYKAWSPQHEQFPSREEKLYPGWVRVICMLLSFLPLLWVPAVALAQLLAQHRRRLKDTQPDTSMKPEEGRGC; this is encoded by the exons ATGGCCCAGGCCCCAAGCCCAGGTCCGCTGGTAGACAGCTGTGAGGACGAGAGGCCCCGCTGGGACAGCAAGTTCCAGTACCTCTTGAGCTGCATTGGGTTTGCCGTGGGGCTGGGTAACATATGGAGGTTTCCGTACCTGTGCCAGACCCACGGGGGAG GGGCCTTCCTCATCCCCTACTTCATTGCCCTGGTGTTCGAGGGCATCCCCCTCTTCCACATCGAGCTTGCCATCGGCCAGCGCCTGCGGAGGGGCAGCATCGGGGTGTGGACGGCCATCTGCCCCTACCTCGGCGGAGTAG GGCTGGGCTGCTTCACGGTGAACCTGCTGGTCAGCCTGTACTACAACACGGTCCTGGTGTGGGTTCTCTGGTACTTCCTCAACTCCTTCCAGTACCCGCTGCCCTGGAGCAGCTGCCCGCTAGACCTCAACAGAACAG GGTTGGTGGGGGAGTGCCAGGGCAGCAGCCCCGTGAGCTACTTCTGGTACCGGCAGACGCTCAACATCACGGCCGACATCGAGGACAGCGGCACGCTGCAGTGGCGCCTGGTCATGTGCTCGGCCGCCTGCTGGGCAGTCTTGTATCTGTGTGTCATCAGGGGCATCGAGACCACAGGGAAG GCCATCTACTTCACAGCCTTGTTCCCTTACCTGGTCCTGACCATCTTCCTCATCCGGGGCTTGACCCTCCCTGGGGCCGTAGAAGGCTTGATGTACCTGTTCACACCCGAC ATGCAGATTCTCCAGAACCCTCGGGTGTGGCTGGATGCGGCCACCCAGATCTTCTTCTCTTTGTCCTTGGCCTTCGGAGGACACATTGCCTTGGCCAGTTACAACCCGCCCAG GAACAACTGCAAGAAGGACGCTGTGACCATCGCCCTGGTCAACAGCCTGACCTCCTTGTACGCGTCCATCACCATCTTCTCGGTCATGGGCTTCAAGGCCACCAATGACTACCGGCAGTGCCTGGACAG caacatcctcagcctcaTCAACGAGTTCGACTTCCCAGAGCAAAGCATCCCCAGGGACGACTACCCGGCTGTCCTCATGCGCCTGAACACCACACAGCCAGACAGGGTGGCCCAGCTCCCCCTGAAGGCCTGCTGCCTGAAGGACTTCCTGGACAAG AGTGCCTCGGGCCCGGGCCTGGCCTTCATCGTCTTCACGGAGGCCATCCTGCACATGCCGGGGGCCCCGGGCTGGGCCGTGCTCTTCTTTGGCATGCTCTTCACCCTGGGCCTGTCCTCCATGTTCGGGAACATGGAGGGGATCATCACGCCACTGCTGGACGTGGGGGTCTTGCCCAAAGGGGTCCCCAAGGAGGCCCTGACTG GACTGGCCTGCTTGGCCAGCTTCCTGTTGGCTACCTGCTTCACGCTGCAGTCTGGCAGCTACTGGCTGGAGATCTTCGACAACTTCGCGGCCTCCCTGAACCTGATCATCTTTGCCTTTCTTGAGGTCGTTGGGGTCATCTATGTTTATGGAATGAGGCG GTTCTGTGATGACATTGAGTGGATGACTGGGCGGCGACCCAGCCTCTACTGGAAGCTGTCGTGGTGGGCAGTGAGCCCCATGCTGCTGCTGGGCATCCTACTGGCCTACATCGTCCTCCTGGCCCAGAGACCACCCAGCTACAAGGCGTGGAGCCCCCAACAT GAGCAGTTCCCCTCTCGGGAGGAGAAGCTCTACCCAGGCTGGGTGCGCGTCATCTGCATGCTCCTGTCTTTCCTGCCCCTGCTGTGGGTCCCAGCTGTCGCGCTGGCCCAGCTGCTGGCCCAGCACAGGCGGAGGCTGAAGGACACACAACCAGACACCAGCATGAAGCCAGAGGAGGGCAGGGGCTGCTGA
- the Slc6a18 gene encoding inactive sodium-dependent neutral amino acid transporter B(0)AT3 isoform X1, translating into MAQAPSPGPLVDSCEDERPRWDSKFQYLLSCIGFAVGLGNIWRFPYLCQTHGGGAFLIPYFIALVFEGIPLFHIELAIGQRLRRGSIGVWTAICPYLGGVGLGCFTVNLLVSLYYNTVLVWVLWYFLNSFQYPLPWSSCPLDLNRTGLVGECQGSSPVSYFWYRQTLNITADIEDSGTLQWRLVMCSAACWAVLYLCVIRGIETTGKAIYFTALFPYLVLTIFLIRGLTLPGAVEGLMYLFTPDMQILQNPRVWLDAATQIFFSLSLAFGGHIALASYNPPRNNCKKDAVTIALVNSLTSLYASITIFSVMGFKATNDYRQCLDSHHLPTVPPFRYLSTPSSGDRCGAPAGSVGPEPSQQGRLRCAAHGKRALSSVLGHFVQRDCQPKQVTCCSADARGALCAQKPRLTPSTGACSNILSLINEFDFPEQSIPRDDYPAVLMRLNTTQPDRVAQLPLKACCLKDFLDKSASGPGLAFIVFTEAILHMPGAPGWAVLFFGMLFTLGLSSMFGNMEGIITPLLDVGVLPKGVPKEALTGLACLASFLLATCFTLQSGSYWLEIFDNFAASLNLIIFAFLEVVGVIYVYGMRRFCDDIEWMTGRRPSLYWKLSWWAVSPMLLLGILLAYIVLLAQRPPSYKAWSPQHEQFPSREEKLYPGWVRVICMLLSFLPLLWVPAVALAQLLAQHRRRLKDTQPDTSMKPEEGRGC; encoded by the exons ATGGCCCAGGCCCCAAGCCCAGGTCCGCTGGTAGACAGCTGTGAGGACGAGAGGCCCCGCTGGGACAGCAAGTTCCAGTACCTCTTGAGCTGCATTGGGTTTGCCGTGGGGCTGGGTAACATATGGAGGTTTCCGTACCTGTGCCAGACCCACGGGGGAG GGGCCTTCCTCATCCCCTACTTCATTGCCCTGGTGTTCGAGGGCATCCCCCTCTTCCACATCGAGCTTGCCATCGGCCAGCGCCTGCGGAGGGGCAGCATCGGGGTGTGGACGGCCATCTGCCCCTACCTCGGCGGAGTAG GGCTGGGCTGCTTCACGGTGAACCTGCTGGTCAGCCTGTACTACAACACGGTCCTGGTGTGGGTTCTCTGGTACTTCCTCAACTCCTTCCAGTACCCGCTGCCCTGGAGCAGCTGCCCGCTAGACCTCAACAGAACAG GGTTGGTGGGGGAGTGCCAGGGCAGCAGCCCCGTGAGCTACTTCTGGTACCGGCAGACGCTCAACATCACGGCCGACATCGAGGACAGCGGCACGCTGCAGTGGCGCCTGGTCATGTGCTCGGCCGCCTGCTGGGCAGTCTTGTATCTGTGTGTCATCAGGGGCATCGAGACCACAGGGAAG GCCATCTACTTCACAGCCTTGTTCCCTTACCTGGTCCTGACCATCTTCCTCATCCGGGGCTTGACCCTCCCTGGGGCCGTAGAAGGCTTGATGTACCTGTTCACACCCGAC ATGCAGATTCTCCAGAACCCTCGGGTGTGGCTGGATGCGGCCACCCAGATCTTCTTCTCTTTGTCCTTGGCCTTCGGAGGACACATTGCCTTGGCCAGTTACAACCCGCCCAG GAACAACTGCAAGAAGGACGCTGTGACCATCGCCCTGGTCAACAGCCTGACCTCCTTGTACGCGTCCATCACCATCTTCTCGGTCATGGGCTTCAAGGCCACCAATGACTACCGGCAGTGCCTGGACAG CCACCACCTGCCCACCGTGCCTCCATTCAGATACCTGTCTACGCCCAGCAGTGGCGACAGGTGCGGAGCCCCAGCCGGCAGCGTGGGCCCAGAGCCTTCTCAGCAAGGCAGGCTGCGCTGTGCTGCACACGGCAAAAGAGCCCTCAGCTCTGTCCTGGGCCACTTCGTGCAGCGAGACTGCCAACCAAAGCAAGTGACATGCTGCTCAGCAGACGCCAGAGGAGCCCTGTGTGCACAGAAGCCCAGACTCACCCCCTCGACAGGAGCCTGCAG caacatcctcagcctcaTCAACGAGTTCGACTTCCCAGAGCAAAGCATCCCCAGGGACGACTACCCGGCTGTCCTCATGCGCCTGAACACCACACAGCCAGACAGGGTGGCCCAGCTCCCCCTGAAGGCCTGCTGCCTGAAGGACTTCCTGGACAAG AGTGCCTCGGGCCCGGGCCTGGCCTTCATCGTCTTCACGGAGGCCATCCTGCACATGCCGGGGGCCCCGGGCTGGGCCGTGCTCTTCTTTGGCATGCTCTTCACCCTGGGCCTGTCCTCCATGTTCGGGAACATGGAGGGGATCATCACGCCACTGCTGGACGTGGGGGTCTTGCCCAAAGGGGTCCCCAAGGAGGCCCTGACTG GACTGGCCTGCTTGGCCAGCTTCCTGTTGGCTACCTGCTTCACGCTGCAGTCTGGCAGCTACTGGCTGGAGATCTTCGACAACTTCGCGGCCTCCCTGAACCTGATCATCTTTGCCTTTCTTGAGGTCGTTGGGGTCATCTATGTTTATGGAATGAGGCG GTTCTGTGATGACATTGAGTGGATGACTGGGCGGCGACCCAGCCTCTACTGGAAGCTGTCGTGGTGGGCAGTGAGCCCCATGCTGCTGCTGGGCATCCTACTGGCCTACATCGTCCTCCTGGCCCAGAGACCACCCAGCTACAAGGCGTGGAGCCCCCAACAT GAGCAGTTCCCCTCTCGGGAGGAGAAGCTCTACCCAGGCTGGGTGCGCGTCATCTGCATGCTCCTGTCTTTCCTGCCCCTGCTGTGGGTCCCAGCTGTCGCGCTGGCCCAGCTGCTGGCCCAGCACAGGCGGAGGCTGAAGGACACACAACCAGACACCAGCATGAAGCCAGAGGAGGGCAGGGGCTGCTGA
- the Slc6a18 gene encoding inactive sodium-dependent neutral amino acid transporter B(0)AT3 isoform X4: protein MAQAPSPGPLVDSCEDERPRWDSKFQYLLSCIGFAVGLGNIWRFPYLCQTHGGGAFLIPYFIALVFEGIPLFHIELAIGQRLRRGSIGVWTAICPYLGGVGLGCFTVNLLVSLYYNTVLVWVLWYFLNSFQYPLPWSSCPLDLNRTGLVGECQGSSPVSYFWYRQTLNITADIEDSGTLQWRLVMCSAACWAVLYLCVIRGIETTGKAIYFTALFPYLVLTIFLIRGLTLPGAVEGLMYLFTPDMQILQNPRVWLDAATQIFFSLSLAFGGHIALASYNPPRNNCKKDAVTIALVNSLTSLYASITIFSVMGFKATNDYRQCLDSNILSLINEFDFPEQSIPRDDYPAVLMRLNTTQPDRVAQLPLKACCLKDFLDKSASGPGLAFIVFTEAILHMPGAPGWAVLFFGMLFTLGLSSMFGNMEGIITPLLDVGVLPKGVPKEALTGLACLASFLLATCFTLQSGSYWLEIFDNFAASLNLIIFAFLEVVGVIYVYGMRRSSSPLGRRSSTQAGCASSACSCLSCPCCGSQLSRWPSCWPSTGGG from the exons ATGGCCCAGGCCCCAAGCCCAGGTCCGCTGGTAGACAGCTGTGAGGACGAGAGGCCCCGCTGGGACAGCAAGTTCCAGTACCTCTTGAGCTGCATTGGGTTTGCCGTGGGGCTGGGTAACATATGGAGGTTTCCGTACCTGTGCCAGACCCACGGGGGAG GGGCCTTCCTCATCCCCTACTTCATTGCCCTGGTGTTCGAGGGCATCCCCCTCTTCCACATCGAGCTTGCCATCGGCCAGCGCCTGCGGAGGGGCAGCATCGGGGTGTGGACGGCCATCTGCCCCTACCTCGGCGGAGTAG GGCTGGGCTGCTTCACGGTGAACCTGCTGGTCAGCCTGTACTACAACACGGTCCTGGTGTGGGTTCTCTGGTACTTCCTCAACTCCTTCCAGTACCCGCTGCCCTGGAGCAGCTGCCCGCTAGACCTCAACAGAACAG GGTTGGTGGGGGAGTGCCAGGGCAGCAGCCCCGTGAGCTACTTCTGGTACCGGCAGACGCTCAACATCACGGCCGACATCGAGGACAGCGGCACGCTGCAGTGGCGCCTGGTCATGTGCTCGGCCGCCTGCTGGGCAGTCTTGTATCTGTGTGTCATCAGGGGCATCGAGACCACAGGGAAG GCCATCTACTTCACAGCCTTGTTCCCTTACCTGGTCCTGACCATCTTCCTCATCCGGGGCTTGACCCTCCCTGGGGCCGTAGAAGGCTTGATGTACCTGTTCACACCCGAC ATGCAGATTCTCCAGAACCCTCGGGTGTGGCTGGATGCGGCCACCCAGATCTTCTTCTCTTTGTCCTTGGCCTTCGGAGGACACATTGCCTTGGCCAGTTACAACCCGCCCAG GAACAACTGCAAGAAGGACGCTGTGACCATCGCCCTGGTCAACAGCCTGACCTCCTTGTACGCGTCCATCACCATCTTCTCGGTCATGGGCTTCAAGGCCACCAATGACTACCGGCAGTGCCTGGACAG caacatcctcagcctcaTCAACGAGTTCGACTTCCCAGAGCAAAGCATCCCCAGGGACGACTACCCGGCTGTCCTCATGCGCCTGAACACCACACAGCCAGACAGGGTGGCCCAGCTCCCCCTGAAGGCCTGCTGCCTGAAGGACTTCCTGGACAAG AGTGCCTCGGGCCCGGGCCTGGCCTTCATCGTCTTCACGGAGGCCATCCTGCACATGCCGGGGGCCCCGGGCTGGGCCGTGCTCTTCTTTGGCATGCTCTTCACCCTGGGCCTGTCCTCCATGTTCGGGAACATGGAGGGGATCATCACGCCACTGCTGGACGTGGGGGTCTTGCCCAAAGGGGTCCCCAAGGAGGCCCTGACTG GACTGGCCTGCTTGGCCAGCTTCCTGTTGGCTACCTGCTTCACGCTGCAGTCTGGCAGCTACTGGCTGGAGATCTTCGACAACTTCGCGGCCTCCCTGAACCTGATCATCTTTGCCTTTCTTGAGGTCGTTGGGGTCATCTATGTTTATGGAATGAGGCG GAGCAGTTCCCCTCTCGGGAGGAGAAGCTCTACCCAGGCTGGGTGCGCGTCATCTGCATGCTCCTGTCTTTCCTGCCCCTGCTGTGGGTCCCAGCTGTCGCGCTGGCCCAGCTGCTGGCCCAGCACAGGCGGAGGCTGA